The genomic region TTTAGGACACTTTTTATGTAGACTGGTATTTTCTAAATTCAACGGGAGTTAAATAATTTAAACTGCCATGAATTCGAATATTGTTATATCAATTAACAAAATCAAATAGTTCGCATTTTAGTTGTGTTAAGTTTGCAAATTTTTTACCGTTAATAAATTCGGTTTTAAAGGTTTTGTAAGTTGCTTCAGCAACAGCATTATCATATGGGCATCCTTTGGAGCTTAATGATCTTTTAATTTTAAAGGTTATTAAAATTTCATCAATAATTTTATTTTTAAACTCATTACCACGATCAGTATGAAATAAAGTTATTTTATTTAATGGTCGTGTTATCTTGTGAAAAGCTTGTTGAACTAATTCAGCAGTTTTATTTGGCCCAGCACTATAGCCAATTACTTCGCGATTAAACAAGTCAATTAATAAACAAATATAATGTCATTTAGTGCCAACTTGAACATATGTTAAATCACTAACAACAACTTCATTTGGTTTTTTGTCATTAAATTGACGATTTAAAACATTATTAATTTCGTCATTATTAACTGTTTTTTTATGATTACAATATTTTAACTTGGTGTATTTAGAAACCAAATTATTTTTGATCATAATGAATCGGATTTTTCGTCGTGATAAAATGATATTTTTTCTTATTAAAACAGCTTTAATTTTACGAGCACCATAAATCTTGCGACTTTTATTAAATGCACTGATAACTTCTTGTTCATAATTATTAACATCAAACTTGGTGCATTTATTAGTTTGATAATAATATGTTGATTTTAGTAAACCTAAAATCTTACATATTTTCCTCACTGAATATTTATTTTTGTTGTTATTAATTATTGTTATTTTTTCCCGATTATCAGTGCTGCTTGCTTTAAAATGTCATTTTCCATCCGTAATTGTTGGTTTTCTTTTCGCAAGTAAATTAATTCATTTTCTTCGACAGTGCGATTATCTTTTGCTTTAAATGACCCAGAATTATTATAATTTTTAATTCAACTATAAATAGTTGGTTTTGGTAAATTATATTCTTTCCCTAAATTAATAACACTTTTGTCATTTTTGTATAGCATTACAATTTGTTTTTTAAATTCTTCAGAGTATGAGGTTTTATTTCCCATTTTTATATTCCTTCTTTCTTAATAATTTTGAAGTCTATATAATTATGGTCCAACTTATTGTAGCCTATCCATAATTTGAAATGCTATAGAATTTAAGTCTTTTTGTTTATATGAAGATAAATCAGTAGATTTTGGTAAATATCTTCTTAAAATACCATTATTGTTCTCATTTAAACCTCTTTGACAAGGTTTTCCGGCATCTGCAAAATAAATTTTAACATTACAATTTTTTTCAATTAATTTTCATTTACTAAATTCTTTACCACGATCAAAAGTAATAGTTTTAATTGTTCCTGGTATTAATTTTGAAATAAATTTTATTATACTTTGTGTAATACTTTCTGCTTTATGATTTTTAGTTTTCAAAGGAATTGTGGTTTTTGATCATATATCAGCTAAAGTAATAATAGAACTTTTATGATCTTTACCAACGATAGTATCTCCCTCTAAATGGCCAAATTCTTGTATATTTTTAATATTTCCTGAAATGTAAAATTAAAAAGGACACTTATATAAAAAACAAATTGTGTTAATTCTATAATTAAGAAAAGAAAGGAATTAGCACAATGTATAAGTATCTGACTATTGAATCAATAATAGCAATAAAAGAATATAAAAGTTATGGATTTTCTATTCGTAAAATAGCAAAAGCAATTGATTATAGTAAATCAACTGTACACAGAGTTTGTAAATTATTAAATCAAAACTTATTACCATTAGAAATATTGAATCAAGTTCAAAAAAATAAACAAAATGCAGGTAGAAAATTAATAATTTTAACTTTAACAGAAATTAATACTATCAATCATTTGTTAATTACTAAAAATTATGCTCTTGATATAATTGCTGATTTTTTAAAGAAAAATAAAATAAAAAATATTTCAACAAAAACTTTATATAACATGTTTAAAACAAATCGAATGGGTTTTGATGAAAAAAATTTATTGAGAAAAGGCAAAAATAAACCTCATAAACAAAAAGAAACTAGGGGCAGAATTAATAATTGTAAATCTATTCATGAAAGAAATTTAATCATTCCAAATATTAAAAATATACAAGAATTTGGCCATTTAGAGGGAGATACTATCGTTGGTAAAGATCATAAAAGTTCTATTATTACTTTAGCTGATATATGATCAAAAACCACAATTCCTTTGAAAACTAAAAATCATAAAGCAGAAAGTATTACACAAAGTATAATAAAATTTATTTCAAAATTAATACCAGGAACAATTAAAACTATTACTTTTGATCGTGGTAAAGAATTTAGTAAATGAAAATTAATTGAAAAAAATTGTAATGTTAAAATTTATTTTGCAGATGCCGGAAAACCTTGTCAAAGAGGTTTAAATGAGAACAATAATGGTATTTTAAGAAGATATTTACCAAAATCTACTGATTTATCTTCATATAAACAAAAAGACTTAAATTCTATAGCATTTCAAATTAATTCTACACCCAGAAAATCATTATCTTATAAAAGACCAATAGATTTAATACAATTATTTTAAAAAACTGTCCCATTTATATTTACAATTCAGGAATGATTAAATTTCTTTCATGAATAGATTTACAATTATTAATTCTGCCCCTAGTTTCTTTTTGTTTATGAGGTTTATTTTTGCCTTTTCTCAATAAATTTTTTTCATCAAAACCCATTCGATTTGTTTTAAACATGTTATATAAAGTTTTTGTTGAAATATTTTTTATTTTATTTTTCTTTAAAAAATCAGCAATTATATCAAGAGCATAATTTTTAGTAATTAACAAATGATTGATAGTATTAATTTCTGTTAAAGTTAAAATTATTAATTTTCTACCTGCATTTTGTTTATTTTTTTGAACTTGATTCAATATTTCTAATGGTAATAAGTTTTGATTTAATAATTTACAAACTCTGTGTACAGTTGATTTACTATAATCAATTGCTTTTGCTATTTTACGAATAGAAAATCCATAACTTTTATATTCTTTTATTGCTATTATTGATTCAATAGTCAGATACTTATACATTGTGCTAATTCCTTTCTTTTCTTAATTATAGAATTAACACAATTTGTTTTTTATATAAGTGTCCTTTTTAATTTTACATTTCAGGTTATTCGGTGTTAATAATCATTGACTAACTAACTCGGCAAATTGCTCATTTCAATCAGTAAACTTGCCATAACGACTATCAACAAATAATTTTGATACTAAAGCACTTATTAAGGTACTACGATTAATTTCCAAAAATTCATTATTATCTTCTACTTTTCAAACATTAATATTGGCAGAATTAAAACCTAATTTTTCACCAATAAAACGAATAAATTCATTAGATGCTGAAAAATTACTTGGTTGAACTTTATAACCTCTAATTAATATTATTATTAATATTTTTATAATCAACTTGTGAAAACCAATTGTTTAAAAAATAATTGCTTTCATTATTAGTAACTTTATTTAGTAAAATGTTTTTATTTAATTGTTCAGGTAAAAACGATAAAGCAAATTCTAACATATGCCCATATTCATGAATAACACCCGTAATAATATTATTAGATACTCAATGACCTAACTGATAATTTTCAAAAACAACATTTTTACTTAAAATATTTGAATCTAAAGCAATAAACTGATAGCCATAAAAACTATTTAATACTGTAATCCCTAAAACTCCTGAATAGCGTTTTTGGATATTATTAGTAAAAACAAGAGTAAACAGTCAACGCTTAATATTTTCAATACCATAATATTTACTTAGATAATTATATAAACTTAATAAATGTTGTTCTTCGCTACCAACAACATTAATAATAGAATTAAAATCTAACAGCGGATAATAATTATGGCGTAATATTGTTGTTCTAATTTTAGCAATTAATGTTGTTAAAGAAGGAAAATAACCTGATTCATTTTGTAATTGTTTAGTATTATGGATAAACTTATCATACGCCAATTTACTATTTTCCGAAACTTTTAATATTTCTTCATAACAAGACCTTAATGATGCTATTTCTTGAGATTGAAAATAATATTTTCTAACCATCTTTGCATACTGCATAATAACTTCCATACCAATAACATCATCACTATTCACATCTAAATATTGACTACGATTTTTATCTCTTATTATTAGTTCGTTACGATTATTGGGTTCAAAAGCACAACGATAACCAGTTAAAAGATTTTCATTATCCTCATTAACAAGATATAGTGGTTTTACAAAACTAATACTTACTAATAAATAAATATTAAAAAAACTAATCATTTTTCACATTACAATTATCTCCTAAAATATTTTTAAAGTTTACAAGTGATAGTTTAATATCCTTTAATATAAAATATTTTATCACATAATTTTAAAAAGTATTATTTGATAGTAAATCAATATTAAAAGTTTTACTTTTCAATTAACTGATTTATCCTTTATCTGGATTATGGATTATGATAAATAAAAAAAGAACGCCTTTAAAGGCGTTCTTTTAATACATTAATATTCTTTTTTAAATTAAGCTTTACCTAAACTACCAAACTCTGCTAATAATTGTTTCGCTTTATTCTCAACAGCAACAGTTCCCGAATTTAATAATTTTCGCGGATCATAACCTTTACCCACTTGATCTTTTTCAGCAATAATATACTGTCGGGTTGCTTGTTGAAATTCTAATTGTAATTCCGTATTAACATTAATTTTACTAATTCCTAAACTAATCGCTTGTTTAATTTGTTCCATATCAATTCCCGAACCACCGTGTAATACTAGTGGTAAAGAAATATTTTCAGAAATATTTTTTAACAAATCTAATTTTAAACCGTCCCAATTTTTAGGATATGGACCATGAATATTGTTAATTCCGGCAGCTAAAAAATCAACCGCCAAGTTTTTCATTGCTTGACATTCATCAAGGGTTGCTAATTCGCCCGTACCAATAACACCATCTTCTTCACCACCAATAGTTCCCACTTCGGCCTCAACAGCAACATTTTTACGATGAGCATAATCTACTACTTGGGCAGTTAATTTTAAATTTTCAGCAAGAGGATGATGACTACCATCAAACATTACTGAAGAAAAACCAGCATCAATCGCTGCAATACACGATTCAACAGTTTGACCGTGGTCTAAATGTAATGCTACGGGAACAGTCACCTTAATGAAATCCATTAGATTAGTAACTAATCCATAAACCGTTTTAACTCCCCCCATATATTTAATTGCCCCTTCGGATACTCCTAAAATTACTGGACTATTAGTTTCTTGTACTGCTTTTAAAATTGCTTTAATTCATTCTAAATTATTAATATTAAAATGCGCAATTGCATAATTTTCTTTTCTCGCTTTTTGCAACATTGCTGTTGGATTAACTAATTTTGTCATTTCTATCCTCCAAGATTAAAATTTGTTAATATGCTTTAATTACTGCTTCAATAAATCCAATAAATAATGGATTTGATTTGCTTGGTCGGGAAGTAAATTCAGGATGAAATTGACTACCAATAAAAAACGGATGGTTCTTTAATTCAATAATTTCCACTAAAGATTGTTCTTTATACATACCACTAAAAATAATTCCTTTTTCTTTAAATAAATCCAAATAATCATTATTTACTTCGTAACGATGCCGATGGCGTTCTTGGATAACCTTCTTCTTGTATAATTTCGAAACATGCGTTTTATCTTCAATAGTAATATCATAATTTCCTAGTCGCAATGTACCACCAACATGATCAGTTGAGTTTTTTCCTCTAATTAAATGTAATATCGGATTTTTACATTCAGGAAAAAACTCCTCAGAATGAGCATCTGGTAATTTACAAACATCTTGGCCAAATTCAATTAATGCCGTTTGCATGCCTAAACAAATGCCAAAATAAGGAATATGATGTTTTCTAGCATACTTAGCAGCTAATATTTTTCCTTCAATGCCCCGATAACCAAACCCACCAGGTACAACAATACCTTTACAATGTTTAAAAATATCTTCATAATTATTTTCATCAATATCATTGGCACTAATTCATTGCACTTTAACTTCAACACCTTTTTCATAACCAGCTAACTTTAATGACTCTAAAACTGATAAATACGCATCCGGTAATTCAATATACTTACCAACTAAATAAATTGTAATAACTTTATTTTTAGCATCACTAGCTTTTTGTAAAAACAATTTTAATTTCTTTAAATTATTATGTTTAATTTTTAAATGTAGCAACGAAGCAAGCGTTGTTAAAATATCTTGTTCATAAAGAACAATTGGTACTTTATAAATATTATCCACATCATAAGCACTAAAAACAGCATTACGATTAACATTACAAAATAAAGAAATTTTATCAATTAATTGTGCTGATAATTCTTGTTCACTACGAGCAAGAACAATATCTGGTTGAATTCCTAACGACAATAATTCTTTAACTGAATGTTGAACTGGCTTTGTTTTAAATTCACCACTAGCAGCAATAAATGGTACTAAAGCAACATGAATAAATAACACATTTTCTTTCCCTTTTTCCATTCTTATTTGCCGAATCGTTTCAATAAATGGTAATGACTCAATATCACCAACTGTGCCCCCAATTTCACCAATAATAATATCGGCTTTACTAACAGTTGACGCTAAATAAATCTTATTCTTAATAATATCTGTTAAATGCGGTACTACTTGAACTGTTTTACCTTCATAATCACCATTCCGCTCTTTTTCAATTACTTCTAAATATGCTTTACCAGCAGTAATTGATGAATAGCAAGTCAAATTTTCATCAATAAAGCGTTCATAATGACCTAAATCTAAATCAGTCTCACTACCATCAGCAGTAACAAAAACCTCACCATGCTCATAGGGATTCATTGTTCCTGGATCAACATTAATATATGGATCAAATTTTTGCATAAAAACCTTTAATCCACTATCTTTTAAAATATGACCAATTGAAGCGCCAGCAATTCCCTTACCTAAACTGGAAACTACACCACCCGTAATAAAAATATATTTTGTCATTATAATTCACCTTCTTTAACTCTAACAACTAGTTATTTTCTTCTATTTCTTTTTCAATTTCATCTCAATCAACTTCATCTTCTTCATCATCGCTATCAATTTCTAATTCATCTTCTTCATCATCAATACTTTCTTCAAAAGTATCATCAACTTCATCAATAATTTCAGTAACTTCTAATTTCTTAGGATCAATATCATCATTAATAGCAAATAAAAATTCTAATTGTTTCTTAATTTCATCATACTTATAATCTTGTCGTAACCCCCATTCCTTATCCTGAATTAACAAAAAACGATTATCCAATACCATATCAGTATATAAATTAACCATTTCTTTTGCTTCAGCTTCAATTGGTGTTTCCTTGGCAATCTTAACATAATCATAAATTTCTTTAAAACCAGCGTGTTTTCGCTTAATAAGAAATTCATATGCCAGATTAACTAAAGACTTATTCATATATTATCTCCTTCTAAATCTATGTTTGTACTAAAACTTCTTTTGGTAATAATACATATTGTTGTTTTTCAACTTGTTTACTACTTTGTTCATTAGTATTAATCAATTTAGATTTTTTTTCTAAATTAAATACTAGATCATTTTTATTAACTAATTTAATTGGTTGCTCCATTAAGTTTTGCTGATATAATGTTGGCTGATTAAATTCTTCAATAATTAAATAATAATCTAAATCATAATTTCCTGCAACTAACAATTTTTGATAGTTTTTTAAATCATTAGCATTGACATTAGGAATTAATTTAAAAAATCTTCGATTAACAATGCGGTCTGTTAAATCTTGCAAAATATTATCTTCTTCTTTAGCTAATAAACTAAAAAGACTCATTAAACTATAATCATCAAGTTGTAAATAATGACTTACATTTAATTGTTCGGAATTATTTTCTTGTAATAAAGGTACAACTAAAGCAATATCAGTTTTAAACTTAAAATTTTTTGTAAATAAATATTTTAAGCGTTTAAAAATATTTACTAATAAATAATCAAAACTAATGCCAACTTTATGATTATAAATTTGCCAATACATATGATAACGACCTAACAAATAATTTTCAATTGCAAATAATGCTTTTTCATCATAAACAATTTCATTATTAATAATTCGTAAATTTTCCATAATTCAATCAATATCAAAATTTCCATATTCAACACCTGTATGATAAGAATCTCTTAACAAATAATCCATCCGATCACAATCAAGTTGGGAACTTACTAATGATAAAAGAATTTTATTAGGATGGGTTTTAGCAATAATTTGACAAACAGCTTGCACATCAATATTAAATGCTTTTAAAACTTGATTAATTTGCGATTGTTCATTTTGAATAATGGTAATTGTTCATTGTTCATGATTAATTGGCGAAACTTTTTCAAAACTATGAGAAAAAGGGCCATGCCCTAAATCATGTAATAAACCAGCAATTTTTGTTAAAGTTTTTTCTTCATTAGATACATTATCAAAACTAGAATTTCTAAAAATTTTATCAATTAAATAATAAACTCCTAATGAATGACTAAAGCGATTATGAACAGCACTAGGAAAAACAAATTGTCCACCACCTAATTGCAAAATTCTTCTTAAGCGTTGAAACTCTTTACTATTAATTAAAGCAATAATAACTGATTCTTGAACATTAATATTACCATAAATACTATCACGAACCATTCATTGACTCATCATCTTACCTCGCCCTATTAAATATTTCTAATATTTCATTAATATTATTCATTACTTTTTTTTGACCTAAAAGTTTAATTGTTTTTACTAATTGTGGTCCTACCATTCGTTTTGAACTAGCAATTCTAATTGGCATCAATAAGTCTTTACCTTTAAGATTTTGTTCTTTTTTAATTGTAGTAATAATACCATTAATACTATCATCATCTCATTGCTTTAAATTTTGAATTAATTGCTTAAAATTATTAATGACTAATAAAACATCATTAGTTTTTAAATATTCAATAACTTCCGTAGCCACAATATCATCTTCAATAAACATCGCAACTAAACCACTTATTTGTTGTCCATAAATTAATTCTTGCTGATACAAAGCAACTACTTCTTGTCATCAAACTAACGGATATGCTTTTATTTCATAAACTTTACATAAAAATGGCAAACATAATTCTCAGTAAGCAATCGCATCTAATTTTTGAATATACTTATTATTAATTCAATTAAGTTTATTAACATCAAACAAACTACTAGATTTACTAAAACGATTTTTATCAAAAATAGCAATTAATTGCGATATTGAATAAATTTCTTGCGTATCTGGTGGTGATCAACCTAATAAAACAAAAAAATTAAATAACGCTGCTGGTAAATATCCTAATTCGCGATACTGACTAATAAATTGTACAATTGTTCCATCGCGTTTTGACAATTTTTTCCGATTTTCATTAACAATTAATGGTAAATGACCAAAAATTGGTGGTGTTCAATTAAAAGCTTCATAGACTACTAATTGCTTTGGAGTATTAGATAAATGCTCCTCACCTCGTAAAACATGACTAATTTTCATTAAATAATCATCAATAACAACAGCAAAATTATAAGTCGCCACCCCATTTGATTTAATAATAACAAAATCACTAATATCTTTACTAGCAAATATTACTTCTTTTCGTACCAAATCATTAAGAATATAAGATTTATTTTCTGGAATTCGGATTCTAATACTTGGTTTAATCCCTAAAACTTCTTTTGCTTTAATATCACTAATAGAAAGACTTCAACATTTACCATCATAACTTGGCGCTATTCCTTGATCAATTTGCTTTTGTTTCACTTGACTTAATTGTTCTGCTGAACAATAACAATAATATGCTAAATTATTAGTAACAAGCTCATTAGCATATTTAATATAAATTTGTAAGCGCTCAGTTTGTTGATATGGACCAAAATTACCTAATGTATCAATAGTTTCATCAATAACAATATTTAATCATCGCAAATTATCTAATTGTGACGCAATACCACCACTAACATTTCGTTCTAAATCAGTATCTTCAATTCGCACAATAAATGTGCCATTATAATGTTTAGCAAATAGATAATTAAAAATTGCTGTTCTGGCACCACCAATATGTAAATATCCTGTTGGACTAGGTGCATAGCGTAATCGTATTTTCTTCATCCATTATCTCCATTTCTTTTAATATATAAAAAAATAAATTAGTTTTTAACTACTAATTTATTTTACACTATAATAATTACTTTATTGTACATAAAAATGCTCAATAACTTAAAGACTTTAAACATTAAAACGGAAATAACAAATATCACCATCAGAAACTAAATAATTTTTCCCTTCAAATCGTAACTTTCCTGACAATTTAACGGCATTCTCACTACCATATTTAACTAAATCATCATAACTATAAACTTCTAATTTAATAAAACCACGAGAAATATCAGTATGAATAATACTAGCACATTCAACAGCTTCCATACCACTTTTAAATGTTCAAGCACGAACTTCTTTCTTACCAGCTGTAAAAAATGTTGATAAACCTAATGTGCGATATGTTTTTGAAATCATCTGATCTAAGCCTGATGTTTCTAAATTTAATGATTTTAAAAACTCTTCTTTATCATTATCTTCTAACGATGAAATTTCTAATTCTGTTTTTGCACAAATAACAATAACTTGTGATTTCTCAGCAATAGCATAATCCTTAACTTTTTCAACTCACTTATTAGTTTTATCCACTAAATCTTTTTCACTAATATTTGCAATATACAAAATTGGTTTACTAGTTAAAAAACTATAATGTTTAATCAAATTAACTTCTTCAACTGTTAATTCTAAACGCCGAATCGGTTTACCATCAAATAACGCTTCTTTAATTTTCTTTAATAAATTAATTTCTTTCAGTAAAACTGGATTTTTATCATTTTTAACAAGTTTTTCTAATTTTTGTAATATTTTAATAACGATATCATAATCTGCTAAAATTAATTCTAAATTAATAATTTCAATATCTCTAATCGGATCAATCGTAGTTTCAACATGATTAACATTACTATCATCAAAACAACGCACAACTTCACAAATCGCATCAACTTCACGAATATGACCTAAAAACTTATTACCTAAACCAAGGCCTAATGATGCCCCTTTAACAAGTCCCGCAATATCTGTAAACTCAAAATTATTAGCAATAACTTTCTCAGGTTGAAAAATTTCTTCCAACTTATTAAGTCTACTATCGGGTACTTTAACAATACCAACATTAGGATTAATCG from Spiroplasma endosymbiont of Lonchoptera lutea harbors:
- the ychF gene encoding redox-regulated ATPase YchF, with product MSLKAGIVGLPNVGKSTLFNAITNSKVEAANYPFTTINPNVGIVKVPDSRLNKLEEIFQPEKVIANNFEFTDIAGLVKGASLGLGLGNKFLGHIREVDAICEVVRCFDDSNVNHVETTIDPIRDIEIINLELILADYDIVIKILQKLEKLVKNDKNPVLLKEINLLKKIKEALFDGKPIRRLELTVEEVNLIKHYSFLTSKPILYIANISEKDLVDKTNKWVEKVKDYAIAEKSQVIVICAKTELEISSLEDNDKEEFLKSLNLETSGLDQMISKTYRTLGLSTFFTAGKKEVRAWTFKSGMEAVECASIIHTDISRGFIKLEVYSYDDLVKYGSENAVKLSGKLRFEGKNYLVSDGDICYFRFNV
- a CDS encoding IS3 family transposase (programmed frameshift), encoding MGNKTSYSEEFKKQIVMLYKNDKSVINLGKEYNLPKPTIYSWIKNYNNSGSFKAKDNRTVEENELIYLRKENQQLRMENDIFKASSTDNREKITIINNNKNKYSVRKICKILGLLKSTYYYQTNKCTKFDVNNYEQEVISAFNKSRKIYGARKIKAVLIRKNIILSRRKIRFIMIKNNLVSKYTKLKYCNHKKTVNNDEINNVLNRQFNDKKPNEVVVSDLTYVQVGTKWHYICLLIDLFNREVIGYSAGPNKTAELVQQAFHKITRPLNKITLFHTDRGNEFKNKIIDEILITFKIKRSLSSKGCPYDNAVAEATYKTFKTEFINGKKFANLTQLKCELFDFVNWYNNIRIHGSLNYLTPVEFRKYQST
- the rpoE gene encoding DNA-directed RNA polymerase subunit delta, with protein sequence MNKSLVNLAYEFLIKRKHAGFKEIYDYVKIAKETPIEAEAKEMVNLYTDMVLDNRFLLIQDKEWGLRQDYKYDEIKKQLEFLFAINDDIDPKKLEVTEIIDEVDDTFEESIDDEEDELEIDSDDEEDEVDWDEIEKEIEENN
- a CDS encoding CTP synthase — translated: MTKYIFITGGVVSSLGKGIAGASIGHILKDSGLKVFMQKFDPYINVDPGTMNPYEHGEVFVTADGSETDLDLGHYERFIDENLTCYSSITAGKAYLEVIEKERNGDYEGKTVQVVPHLTDIIKNKIYLASTVSKADIIIGEIGGTVGDIESLPFIETIRQIRMEKGKENVLFIHVALVPFIAASGEFKTKPVQHSVKELLSLGIQPDIVLARSEQELSAQLIDKISLFCNVNRNAVFSAYDVDNIYKVPIVLYEQDILTTLASLLHLKIKHNNLKKLKLFLQKASDAKNKVITIYLVGKYIELPDAYLSVLESLKLAGYEKGVEVKVQWISANDIDENNYEDIFKHCKGIVVPGGFGYRGIEGKILAAKYARKHHIPYFGICLGMQTALIEFGQDVCKLPDAHSEEFFPECKNPILHLIRGKNSTDHVGGTLRLGNYDITIEDKTHVSKLYKKKVIQERHRHRYEVNNDYLDLFKEKGIIFSGMYKEQSLVEIIELKNHPFFIGSQFHPEFTSRPSKSNPLFIGFIEAVIKAY
- the gltX gene encoding glutamate--tRNA ligase produces the protein MKKIRLRYAPSPTGYLHIGGARTAIFNYLFAKHYNGTFIVRIEDTDLERNVSGGIASQLDNLRWLNIVIDETIDTLGNFGPYQQTERLQIYIKYANELVTNNLAYYCYCSAEQLSQVKQKQIDQGIAPSYDGKCWSLSISDIKAKEVLGIKPSIRIRIPENKSYILNDLVRKEVIFASKDISDFVIIKSNGVATYNFAVVIDDYLMKISHVLRGEEHLSNTPKQLVVYEAFNWTPPIFGHLPLIVNENRKKLSKRDGTIVQFISQYRELGYLPAALFNFFVLLGWSPPDTQEIYSISQLIAIFDKNRFSKSSSLFDVNKLNWINNKYIQKLDAIAYWELCLPFLCKVYEIKAYPLVWWQEVVALYQQELIYGQQISGLVAMFIEDDIVATEVIEYLKTNDVLLVINNFKQLIQNLKQWDDDSINGIITTIKKEQNLKGKDLLMPIRIASSKRMVGPQLVKTIKLLGQKKVMNNINEILEIFNRAR
- the fba gene encoding class II fructose-1,6-bisphosphate aldolase, yielding MTKLVNPTAMLQKARKENYAIAHFNINNLEWIKAILKAVQETNSPVILGVSEGAIKYMGGVKTVYGLVTNLMDFIKVTVPVALHLDHGQTVESCIAAIDAGFSSVMFDGSHHPLAENLKLTAQVVDYAHRKNVAVEAEVGTIGGEEDGVIGTGELATLDECQAMKNLAVDFLAAGINNIHGPYPKNWDGLKLDLLKNISENISLPLVLHGGSGIDMEQIKQAISLGISKINVNTELQLEFQQATRQYIIAEKDQVGKGYDPRKLLNSGTVAVENKAKQLLAEFGSLGKA
- a CDS encoding HD domain-containing protein — protein: MMSQWMVRDSIYGNINVQESVIIALINSKEFQRLRRILQLGGGQFVFPSAVHNRFSHSLGVYYLIDKIFRNSSFDNVSNEEKTLTKIAGLLHDLGHGPFSHSFEKVSPINHEQWTITIIQNEQSQINQVLKAFNIDVQAVCQIIAKTHPNKILLSLVSSQLDCDRMDYLLRDSYHTGVEYGNFDIDWIMENLRIINNEIVYDEKALFAIENYLLGRYHMYWQIYNHKVGISFDYLLVNIFKRLKYLFTKNFKFKTDIALVVPLLQENNSEQLNVSHYLQLDDYSLMSLFSLLAKEEDNILQDLTDRIVNRRFFKLIPNVNANDLKNYQKLLVAGNYDLDYYLIIEEFNQPTLYQQNLMEQPIKLVNKNDLVFNLEKKSKLINTNEQSSKQVEKQQYVLLPKEVLVQT
- a CDS encoding IS30 family transposase; protein product: MYKYLTIESIIAIKEYKSYGFSIRKIAKAIDYSKSTVHRVCKLLNQNLLPLEILNQVQKNKQNAGRKLIILTLTEINTINHLLITKNYALDIIADFLKKNKIKNISTKTLYNMFKTNRMGFDEKNLLRKGKNKPHKQKETRGRINNCKSIHERNLIIPNIKNIQEFGHLEGDTIVGKDHKSSIITLADIWSKTTIPLKTKNHKAESITQSIIKFISKLIPGTIKTITFDRGKEFSKWKLIEKNCNVKIYFADAGKPCQRGLNENNNGILRRYLPKSTDLSSYKQKDLNSIAFQINSTPRKSLSYKRPIDLIQLF